The proteins below are encoded in one region of Labeo rohita strain BAU-BD-2019 chromosome 15, IGBB_LRoh.1.0, whole genome shotgun sequence:
- the lrrc75a gene encoding leucine-rich repeat-containing protein 75A, which yields MGAKQTKAAGQEAGASPQSTGWKRTPTKERGDILTSLMLRSGDKLRSSGTPPPYQRRIGMIQEMMLMAKQGKHDEATEMLKTLRQDLGMESTSLDDVLYRYASFRNLVDPITHDLIISLAKYIHCPKTEGDALGAMEKVCRQLTYHLSPHSQWRRQGLLKRKPQACLKSVLSSPPSGGTLDLSGIPLGVKDMERLCAYLHHHASRIGSLELGFTELTDDAFLLLLPTLASLPRLETLALNGNRLTRAVLKELTDTLKDPDSFPSVTWIDLGNNVDIFSLPQPFLVSLRKRCPKQGNLPTILEFGESQASEPEGRVDEDDADDTNRTESMGELRSEVEEEIDGEMEIEDMMEELLDFDREVQGKEDEDDSMWTVEEQRLVKDPVAKQSKEKRASKAEGEEDLQSQSSHLSCSSQSQHSSGAIEPLREDSVPDKLACHSNNPT from the exons ATGGGAGCGAAGCAAACGAAGGCCGCGGGACAGGAGGCAGGAGCGAGCCCTCAGAGCACAGGATGGAAACGGACCCCCACGAAAGAGCGAGGAGACATCCTTACCTCTTTAATGTTGAGGTCAGGAGACAAACTGAGGAGCAGCGGGACTCCTCCTCCCTACCAGCGGCGCATCGGGATGATACAAGAGATGATGCTGATGGCAAAGCAGGGGAAACACGACGAGGCGACAGAGATGCTGAAGACTCTCCGGCAG GATCTGGGAATGGAGTCAACCTCTCTGGACGATGTTCTCTACCGCTATGCCAGTTTCCGCAACCTGGTGGATCCAATTACCCATGACCTCATTATCAGCCTGGCCAAATATATTCACTGCCCAAAGACG GAGGGAGATGCTTTGGGTGCCATGGAGAAGGTGTGCCGTCAGCTGACCTACCACCTGAGCCCGCACTCCCAGTGGAGACGGCAGGGGCTGCTGAAGAGGAAGCCACAGGCCTG tCTGAAATCAGTTCTTTCAAGCCCTCCATCCGGTGGGACATTAGATCTGTCTGGCATCCCTCTTGGAGTTAAAGACATGGAACGTCTCTGTGCCTACCTGCATCACCATGCATCCCGCATCGGCAGCCTAGAGCTGGGCTTCACTGAGCTCACAGATGATGCCTTCCTTCTGCTTCTCCCTACACTGGCGTCTCTTCCCCGCCTTGAGACTTTGGCCCTCAATGGCAACAGACTGACCCGTGCCGTGCTCAAAGAGCTCACGGACACGCTAAAGGACCCGGACAGCTTCCCCAGCGTCACCTGGATCGACTTGGGGAACAATGTGGATATCTTCTCCCTCCCACAGCCATTTCTGGTAAGCCTGCGTAAGCGCTGTCCCAAACAGGGCAACCTTCCCACCATCCTTGAGTTCGGCGAGAGCCAGGCCAGCGAGCCGGAGGGCCGAGTGGATGAAGACGACGCAGATGACACAAACAGGACAGAGAGCATGGGAGAACTCAGATCTGAGGTAGAAGAAGAGATCGACGGTGAGATGGAGATCGAGGACATGATGGAGGAGCTGCTTGACTTTGATAGGGAGGTCCAGGGCAAGGAGGATGAGGATGACAGTATGTGGACTGTGGAGGAGCAGCGGCTGGTAAAAGATCCAGTTGCAAAGCAGAGCAAAGAGAAGAGGGCGTCCAAAGCAGAGGGCGAAGAGGACTTACAAAGCCAGTCTTCCCATCTGTCCTGCTCCAGCCAGTCACAGCACTCTTCTGGAGCCATCGAGCCTTTAAGAGAAGACTCTGTCCCAGACAAGTTAGCATGTCATTCGAACAACCCTACCTGA